A single window of Oreochromis aureus strain Israel breed Guangdong linkage group 7, ZZ_aureus, whole genome shotgun sequence DNA harbors:
- the LOC116325258 gene encoding troponin I, fast skeletal muscle-like, with amino-acid sequence MATEKRLSARRKHTLKSCMLVVAGNLLDAEANVKAKERETFLAEKCPPVELPYSRDELLELCKKLHEQITISEDERYSIEFKLNMVLNEVRDLNIKIVDLRGKFKRPRLKKVRMSADAMLKALLGSKHTVNMDLRANLKQVKKEVKEEDKQLRDVGDWRKNIEDKSDRKKMFDS; translated from the exons ATGGCCACTGA GAAAAGGCTGTCTGCGAGGCGTAAGCACACCCTGAAG AGCTGCATGCTCGTGGTGGCAGGTAATTTGTTGGATGCTGAAGCAAATGTGAAGgccaaagagagagagacgttTTTGGCAGAGAAATGTCCTCCTGTCGAGCTGCCGTACTCCAGGGACGAGCTGTTG GAACTGTGCAAGAAGCTTCATGAGCAGATCACCATCAGTGAAGATGAGAGATACTCCATAGAGTTCAAACTGAACATGGTGCTGAATGAG GTCCGGGACCTCAATATCAAGATTGTGGATTTGAGAGGAAAGTTCAAGAGACCCCGGCTGAAGAAAGTGCGCATGTCTGCTGACGCCATGCTCAAAGCTCTGTTGGGCTCCAAACACACTGTTAACATGGACCTGAGGGCCAACCTGAAGCAGGTCAAGAAGGAGGTGAAAGAGGAG GACAAGCAGCTGCGTGATGTGGGAGACTGGCGTAAGAACATTGAAGACAAGTCTGATAGGAAGAAGATGTTTGATAGCTAA